The window CTGTTTGGACAGTTTGAAAGCCGGCGCGGGATGAGATAATACTGCATTAAACCAACGTGTCCCAAAATTTCATCGAGATCCGCAGGAGGAATCAGCAGCACCGCGTTCTCCGGGGTGTTCTCCCGGATCCACGCAAAATACTCCGCATAGCGATCACCAAAGGCAATCACCGCACTGCGGTCTTGGGCCGTCAGGTTATGCGTGTCGCGTATCAATCCGATCGAAGGCAGAACGAAAGATCGCGCGACCAGGTAGATCTGAATCAATATCGCCAGGCATAGAATAACGACTTCGAACCTGATCTGTGGGAGTTTTGTGTCACGATTGATCTTCATCTCAAGTTCCTGTCACGAGTGTCTTCAAAGCGTCCAGGACATCTCGCGCATCGATACGCATACGCCTACCGCTGCAAGGGTCTTCAACCGAACCCACTTGTCCCAGAGACGTGCTTTGGTTTCTTTCCACCGGGACGTATTTCGAGCATGTCGAAATAATGGCAACATTCACCTTGGCTTTGGATCAAGACATAATCATATCTCAGATTTACTGCGAAAAGGAGAAATCGTGCCATTCTTCCACCTCCGCCGAATTCCGATACCGGCGCGCTCGAATGAATTAAGGACCAACTTTTTCCCAATCTGTGAGTAACGATCCTCATGCTACAATGTTGGCGATTTTCAACGGCTTGTACGAATTCGAATTGAAAGTCAGAATAGTGTCGCCCACTGCCCTCGAATGATTCATCCTTGATGGCGAGAAAATGCGCCCGGTGTTCGAGCTTCGTATGAGGAGTAGATAGCATGCCCGCAGTGAAGGAATTGAATTTCAAATTCCGCTTCGTACGCAATAAAAACCCGATCGGGGTGTTCGCCAAGAACGCCATCGCTACTGACAAAGTCCTCATCCTCGACCAGGAGCCTATCGACTACGCCGATATTCGTGACAGCAACTGCCGGGATCAACGCCTGGCTTTCACACTTTCTCCGGGTGCATCCGTGGGAGAAAAAACCCGTGATTCACTCCACGAAGAAAATCTCCTCGTATTGGAAGTGTCGCGGGTCAAGGGTACGGAGTTGGAGAAGCACATCGCTCGAGTCTCGTCTGCGATCCAGACCGAACAGCACCGGCAAGAACTGATCGAGGCGGGTCAAGCGGATCGATTCCACAGCGTTGTTTGCTCGAACTGCCAGGCGACGATCGACCTCTCGGACTTCAATCGCACGAGCTACGTGTACTGTCGCTACTGTGAATCGCTCATCAAGTACAGCGGGGGAATCGTCACCCCGGGCGATTCGTACCGCATCTGCGATGAGTGCGGCATGTTCGATCGGGTGCGTGGATACACCCTCCTTCATTTTTACTTTCTGATCGTCGTCTACGGCTACTCCGCCCGCCGCATTCACGTCTGTGATAACTGTGCCGTACGTATGGCGAAAGGCGCATTGCTGCGGAATTTACTCTTTCTCTTCGGCGTCCCCTCGGCGATCTACATGTGGGTGAAGGCCGTCACCGGCCGGGACAAGTCGCTGCAGGCCTTGGCCAGGGCCAATGCACTCGCTCGCAAGGGCAAATTCAAAGAAGCGGATGAAATATACGTCCAATTTTCAGGAGCCTATCCCGAACACCCTGCCATCTTGCGCAACCGCAGCCTGGGGCATCTATATGGCAACAACATCAACGCAGCGATGACTCTCCTCAGCCGCTCGCTCAAATCCTGTAACAATTACCTGCCCTCGCTGCTGCTGGCTCGCCGATTAAAACAAGTGGCTTCGAGAGTCGGCGGACAGAAACACGCATAAGCTCTATCTTGCACACGAAATCCGGCCTTTGTCTTCCGTTCCTGATTTTTCTATTGGAAGGGAAGGCAGCCATGCACGTTCTGATGATTTGAAGAACCTCCCCATATACTTGTGACTTATTTCACTATCCACGTCCGACTCCAGGGTCTACCATATTGGACAGGATTAGGCCAAATTTCCCACATGCCTGGCGCCTGGCGCGCCATCCGGGCTGTTGCTAGTGAAGGTATAAAAGGTGCCAGGAGATCCTCGTCACTTCCCCAGGAACGGTAGAGAGAAGGCTGAAAACGTCCTCGTGATCGGAGGCGGTGTCGGTGGGATGCGTGCCGCCATCGATCTGGCCGAAGCCGGTATCCACACCTACTTGCTCGAAAACTCGCCCTCGCTGGGCGGACGCGTCGCCCAACTCGGTTTCATGTTCCCGACACACGACTGTGTATTATGCCGGGGCACCTCCGACCATGGATTCGGCTGTACCCGGCCTTCGATCACCCCGGCCTTATTGGATCAAAACAAACACCCCAACATCACCGTGCTCACTTCCACAGATCTGATCAGCTGCGAGGGACAGGCTGGCGACTTTACCGTAAGGCTTTGTGAGCGGGCCAAAATCGTCGATCCAAACCTCTGCATCAATTGCGGTCGATGCGCCGATGTATGCACGCAGGTCCGTCCCAGTGGATTCCAACTTGGATTGAGCACCCGCAAAACCATCGACAAATCAGCGCCGCGCTCCCTGCCGAATGCGTATTACATATTGGAGAAAAGCGAGCACTGCGACGACTGCCAAAAATGCCTGGCCGTCTGTCCGACACAGGCTATCGATCTCGACGCTCAACCGAGAAACCACGAAATTCGCGTCGGCGCGCTGATTCTGGCGATGGGATTCCAACCCTTCGATCCGTCCTCGATGCCGGAATTGGGCTACGGCCGGATCCCGAACGTGATCACATCGATGCAGTACGAGCGCCTGGCCTCCCGTTCGGGCCCGACGGAGGGCATCGTCAAGCGCATTTCGGACGGGAAAATCCCAAAACGCATCGCCTGGCTGCAATGCATCGGTTCACGCGATCAAGTCAATCCTTACTGCTCATCCATCTGCTGCATGTACGCCACGAAAGAAGCCATGCTGGCCAAACAACGCGACTCCAGCATCAACTGTCATATTTTCACGATGGACGAGCGGGCCTTCAACAAGGAATACAATCACTACTACCACCAGGCTCGAGATGATTTCGGCATCCGCTACACGCGCTGCCGCATCTCTTCTATCGATGAAGATCCGTTGACAGGGGAAGTTATCCTGCGTTATCCCTCCGGACGCATGCACGGGGAATCTGCACCCGGCCAGGGCAAAGTGCAAGAATCGCGTTTCGATCTGGTCGTACTCGCCGTTGGTATCCGCCCGCCAAAGGGATCCATCGACATTGTCAACAAGCTGGGAATCGCCACCAACGAGTACGGGTTCTGCGAAACGGATAAATTCTTCCCCCTGGCCACTTCCCGCCCGGGCGTATTCGTCTGCGGCGCTTTTGCCTCTCCAAAGGAGATTGCAGAAACCATTCTGGATGCCTCCGGCGCGGCGGCCGAAGCGATGCGCATCATGCACGACCAGCTCGGGGAAAGCACCTTCAGCAGAGCACAACCCTTTCTGACCTCTCATGATCCCGTCCAGGCGGTGGAAGCAGATCAGGATGACCTGAAAGTTGGAGTCCTGCTCTGCGGATGCGCAGGTGAAATATCGCAAGTCGTCGACTTGCAAGAGGTTGCCGATTTCGCCGGCGCGTTGCCGGCGGTGAGTCAAGTCGAGATCCATCCCCTCGCTTGCCATGCAGACGGGCAAACGCATCTACAACGTTTGGTGACCGAGGGTGGCGCCAACCGCATCGTAATTGCCGCCTGCAGCCACCGGATGCACGAGCCGCTTTTCCAGCGACTGGCATCAGAAGTCGGCCTCAATCCCTACTGGATCGAAATGATCAACCTGCGCGAACACTGCTCCTGGGTGCATGCCAGCGATCCGGTAGGCGCCACGCGCAAGGCATGCGAAATGCTTCGCATCGGCGTCGAGCGCGTCCTCCAAGCGGACACCGTTTATAAATTCCAGCGTCAACCCGAACGGGCCGCGCTGGTGATTGGCGGTGGTGTGGCCGGGATGACGTCCGCGCTGGGTATTGCGGATGCAGGCTTCGAAGTACACCTGGTGGAGAAAAGCGGCGAATTGGGAGGCAATCTGCACCACATTTACTTCGTCGCCGAGAACGCCAATCCCCAACGCCTTCTGCGAGACCAGGTTAACCGTATCCTCAGTCACAAGCGCATCACCCTCCACCTGCACAGTCAAATTGTCCATCACACGGGAAGTGTGGGCGATTTTCGCGCACGCATTCGCACAGACAACGGAGATGGCACTTTTCAAGAGACAGAAATTCGGCATGCGGCCGTAATCGTGGCAACCGGGGGGCAGGAAGCCAGGGCGGACCGCTACCTGCTTGGAAAAGATCCGAGCATCCTGCGCATGTCTGAATTGGAGGAAATCCTCGCTCACCAACCCGAGCGCGTAACGCAACTTAAATCCGTGATTCTCATCCAGTGTGTGCAGCCCGAGGGCGAGGAAGAATACTGCTCACGTATATGCTGCACCAATACGATCAAAAACGCCTCGCGTTTGAAAATGCTCAACCCGGACTGCCAGGTAATCATCCTCTACAAGAACATCATCACCTACGGATTCCGAGAAAAATTTTATCTGGACGTGCGTAGAAGAGGCGTGCTCTTCGTGCGCTACACCGATGCCGCTCCGCCTCGAGTTCGTCTCGAAGAGACCAACGCAGGCGCGAAAGTCGTCGTCGAGGTGGACGAACATATCTTTGGGGAAACACTGGTGTTCGAGCCCGACATGATTGCACTGAGCATGTCGATCCAACCATCGTCAGGAACGGGTGAGTTAGCGAAAGTACTGGGCGTTCCCAGATCAAACGAAGGTTTCTTCCTCGAGAGTCACTTGAAGATGCGGCCGATGGAGTTTTACGACGATGGCATCTTCCTGGCCGGCATGGCACATTATCCCAAATTCATCGAGGAGACAATCACGCACGCCATGGCCTGTGTCGGAAGGGCGCTGACGATCTTGAGCCGCCCCAGCATTCAATTGGGCGGCGTTGTGGCAGAGATCGACCCACAGCGCTGCACCGGCTGCCTCACCTGTGTTCGTACCTGCCCATTCGGCATCCCTGAAATGCGATACGATCAATGTGGAGTAGGACAACTCGGTGGAGCGGCCTGGATCGATCCGGCTCGCTGCCAGGGCTGTGGCACCTGCACGGCCGAATGTCCGGCTCGCGCCATTCAACTCACTCAATATCGCGACGAGCAAATCAACACCGGCCTGGGATCGTGGGCGCCCAACCTGCCCGCGGAGAACGGAACAAAATCCAAATCCCTGAGACTCGAGGGGCAGGGTAAAATGTGAGCATCGTGGATTCCTGTCCAGCGATCGACCTGCCCTTCCACCTTCAAGGTATAAACGTCGAGATTGAGAAATGCAGCGTATAGAAACCCAAACCAGACAGCAGTACTACATTGAACTGGATGCAGCCAACTGCGACGGATGCCGCAAATGCCTGCCTTCATGCAGTTACACGGCGTTGATTTGGGTGCATGCAGAGAACGAGTTGTTGGTCGATACCTGGGCTTGCACCGGGTGCGGAAGCTGTGTGACGGTCTGCCCGCAAAAAGCACTCTCACTCCGGCCCAGGGACGTCAGATGACTACCTCTGAAGATTTCTCCCCCGAAATCACTGTTTTCTCCTGCATCTACTGCGCCTACATGGCCGCCGATACAGCCGGTGCGCTGCGGCACGAATATCCCGCCAACATTAAGATCATCCGCCTGCCCTGCACAGGAAAGACCGACATACAATATCTTCTCAACGCTTTTGAAGAAGGCGCCGATGGTGTCTACATCGTTGCCTGCAGCATGGGGAACTGTCACCACGAACGGGGCAACGAGCGTGGATTCGCCAGAGTGCAGCGTGCAAAACAACTGCTGGAAGACATCGGTATCGAATCGGAACGATTGGAGATGTACTTCGTCTCAGGCGGGATGGGAGCTACCTTCGCCGAGATCGCCCTGGACATGACTTACCGTATCCACGAGCTCGGTCCCAATCCTCTGAAGAAACAGCCTTCCCTCTCCCAGCAAGTTCGGGCGTAGATACTCCCTGAGCATCGTTCCGCTTGGCCCTGGAACATGCGGCAAGCACAATTCACTTATACGAATTTCAAATGGGGTTTCCGCAAAGCATCGCTGGATGGATGATCCACATCACGTGGCGATTTCGAGCGTTCGCAGACGTTCCGCAGCGGTTTCGGCCGTCAAATCTCGCTGTGCTTCGGCCAGCATTTCGAAGCCCACCAAGAATTTCCTCACCGTCGCCGAGCGCAAAAGTGGCGGGTAATAATGAGCGTGTAATTGCCAATGATCGTTGGGTTGCTCATCGAACGGTGCGCCATGCCAGCCCATTGAATATGGAAAGGAGACATTGAAAAGCGAATCGTAGCGCAGTAACAACGATTTCATGACCTGCGCAAGCAGATTCCGTTCATCATGACTCAAATCCGGAAGCCTTAAAACATGACGTTTGGGCACAACCATCGTTTCGAAGGGCCAAATCGCCCAATACGGAACCAATGCTACCCAGGCCTCGTTTTCCACAACGACACGCTCACGCGTTTCAAGCTCTTCCTGCAGGCAATCCAGAAGCAGCACACGCCCGCTGCCTTCGCCGTACACTCTCTGATTGGCGTCTTCCTTTAGCGGCTCGTTGGGCAGCGCATCCAATGCCCAGATTTGACCGTGAGGATGTGGATTGGACGCGCCCATCATCTCTCCCTTATTCTCGAAGACTTGCACCCAACGGTACGTCTGGCCAAGATCAGCGGACTGCTCCGCCCAGCAGTCGATCACGCTCCGGATCGTTTGCACGTCCATTTCGGCCAGAGTCAAATCGTGTCGCGGGGAGAAACAAACGACCCGGCAGGTCCCGCGTACGCCGGCGGAACGCAGCAGTCCGCCATCTTCAACGGACGGATCAGCACCATCCGGCAACAAGGCCTGAAAGTCGTTGGTAAAGACGTACGTATGTTCGTACGCAGGATTGACCGCGCCACTCACTCTTTGATTTCCCGGACAAAGATAGCAATCCGGATCGTACGCAGGGCGATCTTCCCGTATTCGATCCTCGACCTTTCCCAGCCACGGCCGTTGGGCACGATGAGGGGAAACGAGCACCCATTCTCCAGTCAAAGCATTGTAACGTCTGTGCGGCAGCGTATAAATCGATTTCATGTCATCCGTACCTATCTGCGTCCGAATGGGATGCGACTCGATCACCCAACTGTTTACGGTAACGTTATCGGTATCATTTCAACGCTTTTGGACCATCTCGATTGTACAATTTCCCGTGTCTTTTCGTCAAAACCAGTAATTCCACTCCGTAATATGATTTAAATCACTTGATTCGCACGGCCCATCTGTTGCATGCTAATATCACGATTGCCTGTTACCGATAACGTTACCGATAACGATTACTGGGAAACATGGATCCAAAGCCACGAATCACAATCAAGGACGTTGCACGCGCCGCAGGAGTCTCGACTCAAACCGTGTCGCGCGTACTGAATGAACGGCCGGACGTCTCCTCCGAGACGCGCATGCGCGTCCAGCAAGTGATCGCCGAATTGGGGTACTCACCCAACGTGATTGCGCGCAACTTGAGCCGCGGACGCTCGAATACACTTGGCGTCATCGGCTACGGCCTGATTTATTTCGGCTCATCGGGCGTAATTGCGGGGATTGAGAGCAAAGCCAACGAACTCGGCTATTCTCTCACCCTCAGCCTGATCGATCAGGTCGAACCTTCTCGCGTCGACAGAATTCTGTATGACTTCCTATCGCGTCGCGTGGAAGGCATCATCTGGGCCGTTCCGGGCAACATCAATGCCATCGACTGGTTGACCGAAAGATTTTCCGACGTACACACACCGATTATCTCCATCAATATGGGTCACGATGGATTGGATCACGTGGTTGCTCTGGACAACCGACTCGGCGGGAAACTCGCCACGGAGCATCTGCTTCAGGGTGGGTATCAAGACATCGGGATCATTACCGGGCCGCGGCATTGGTGGGAAGCTAAGGAACGGTTGATGGGATGGCAGGAGACCGTTGAAGAGGCGGGATATTCCGACATCGACAGATTGATCGTCGAAGGCGATTGGAACGCTCCCAGCGGAGACGTCGGACTGCATTCGCTGCTCGACCAAAATCCGGAAGTAGACGCAGTCTTCGTTTCCAACGATCAAATGGCGCTCGGCTCGCTTCAAGCTGCGCGACGTCTGGGATTGAAGGTTCCTGAAGATCTGGGCATCGTCGGCTTCGACGACATCCCGGAGGCAGCTTACTTCTATCCCTCCCTGACCACCGTCCGTCAAAACACCCAAAAGCTGGGCGCCATGGCCGTAGATCAAATCCATGCCCTGATCCAGGTCGAACAACACGGGAAAGCCCTTGAACCCGAGATCGCATGGGTCAAGCCCCGATTGATCGTCCGGAAGAGTTCCGTACGAAAATGAGGCTGCAATCGTACTTCACGCCTTAACTATTCGCATACGGAGCCCGATGAAGACTGTGAGTGTGCGTGCAAAATAACTTTGCCAACCCGAAACCCTCGCCGGAGAAGCGGCGCTCGAGCGCCGCGACGTTTCGCAAGAGCGAAAAAACAACGATTTGCCCGTATCGAACAGCGTAGGAGGAGGTGAAAATAGATCGATCACGACAGATCCCGCTTTGCAACAATAGTGATACGTTGAATCTCAAGAGGAGGATAGGATGAAGAAGTTATACTGGCTCTTGGCTGCGCTGTTGGTCTTCAGCATGGTCCTGACGGCCTGCGCTCCAGCCGCAACCCCCACCGAAAAACCCGTAGTCGAACAACCAAGCGGAGAAACGGTGGTGGCACCCGCGGAACCAACCGACACCGAAGGCCCCGCTCCTGCGGCGGAAGATAAGTGGTGCTCGGGCACCGATATTGTCTTCTTCCCCGGCGGTTCACCCGGCGGCCCGTTTGCTACCGTCGTTTACAACGGCGCTCTCCAGGCCGCGGATGACCTGGGCCCGAACGTCGAATACGTTTGGTCCGATTGGAATCCGCAAAACATGATCACGCAATTCTCCCAGGCCGTCGCCACCAATCCGGACGGCATCGCGATCATGGGACACCCCGGCGATGAGGCATTTGCCCCGTTGGTCGACGACGCCGAAGCAAAGGGCATTGTCGTCACCAGCATGAACACCCAGTTGCCTGAACTTCAAAAGAAATATGCGTCCAAAGGCTTTGGCTACGTCGGCGCAATCCTCTATGACGCCGGTTATGCACTCGGCTCAGAGTCGGTCAGGCGCTTCGACCTGCAGCCCGGCGACAAGGCCTTCGTCTGGGGTCTTCTGGCGCAAGCCGGACGCGGCGAACGCACGCAAGGCGTGATCGATGCCCTTGAAGAATCCGGCCTTGAAGTAATCTACCAGGAAATCGACGACGCCACGAACGCGGACGCTGCTGCAGGCACGGCCACCTTCGTGGGCATCATGTCATCGAACCCTGACATCAAATTGGTCGTCACCGACCACGGCGCCCTTACAGCCACTCTGGAGACTTACCTGAAGAGTGCCGGCCTGGGCCCGGATGACGTCTACGCCGTCGGTTTCGATCTCTCTTCCGCCACGGTGGAAGCCGTACGCGGCGGTTGGACCGACCTGGTCATCGATCAGCAGCAGTGGTTACAGGGGTACCTGGCCGTGCTGCAAATCTGCCTGACCCACAATTACGCTTTCACGGGCCTGGAGATCAACACAGGCGCGGGATTCCTCGATAAGGACAACGTAGACATTTTGGCAAGTCTCGTGGAACAGCAAATTCGCTGACCCTACCGAACCGTTCCTGACGCTCGTGAGTGACTTACGCATGTAGCAAGCGTATGGACGGAAAAGAGGGCTAGATGGTTGCAACCCTACTTCAACAATTGCAGATACAGACCAAGCTACAAGGCAACCATCTAGCCCTCACCTGGAATAATCCTTTTTCATTATTTCATCATAGCCGTTGCACGCAGAAACCTTAAGAATAAAATGTACCTTACCCCTTTCCGCCGCAACAAATCAATGGATATGTGTGTTTGTGCAACGAGACGGCACTAGGCGACATAGAATACACACAAGGGAGCTAAATCTATGGATTATCGACTGGAGCTGAGGAAAGTATCCAAGTCCTTCGGAGAAGTCCGTGCTCTGCGGGATGTAGACTTTCAATTGGGGCGCAACGAAGTCGTTGGTCTGTTGGGGGATAACGGTGCTGGTAAATCCACGATGATCAAGATCATGAACGGCTGTTACCAACCAACGTCCGGCAAGTTGCTTTTCAACGGCAAAGTCGTCCATCATCTTACCGTGCCCATGGCACGCCAGTTGGGCGTTGAAACCGTCTACCAGGAACGTGCGCTTGCCGAACTGCAAACCCTCTGGCGCAACATCTTCCTGGGACGTGAATTGAAAAACCGCTGGGGATTGCTGGACGTAAATAAGATGAAAGCCGAAACGCACCGCTTGATGACTCAATCGATGGGCTTCACATCGCACGCCGTGAGCCCCGATTCGAAAGTCGGCAAGTTTTCCGGAGGCGAGCGTCAGGGGGTCGCCATCGTGCGCGCCCTCTATTTCGACGCTGAAATCATCATCCTGGACGAACCCACGATGGGCCTGTCGCTGAAAGAAACCGAAAAGCTGCTCAACTTCGTGCGCGGGATCAAGGAGGCCGGTAAATCCGCCGTCTTTATCGACCACAATATCTACCACGTCTATTCGGTATCCGATCGCGTGGTGGTCATCGACCGCGGCCGGGTGGCCGGTGAGTTCCAGACCAAAGATATCAGTCTGGAGACCTTGATGGAAAAAATGATCCTCGTTGCTGAAACAGGCAACCTGGACTAATCCCTCGAACAGACAAGGATGGATCAATGACCTCTCAAACGAAACAGATCAATTCCGAGACCGGCGCGCGCTACAAAGAGAGTTTCAATCTGAAGAGATTCTTGAGGACGTACGGCACGCAATTCGGCATCCTGACCGTTTTCGCCGCCATGTGGTCGTTCTTCATCATCATGGCTCCGGACACCTTTCTCTCCGCCCCAATCTATTACGCCTACATGTCGACGATCCCCTTCTTCGCCATGATCGCCATGCCGCTGACCATCCTCATCATCGCCGGTGAAATCGATCTTTCCTTCACCTCCATCATGGCCATGGGCATGATCATGTTCATCCTGACCTACAACGCCACCCAAAGCGTCTGGCTGGCTTTTATCGTTTCCCTGGTTACAGGGTTATTCATCGGTTGGTTGAACGGAATCATCGTGGTCAAATTCGGCATTCCATCCCTGGTCGCCACGATCGGCACCCAATTTTTCTGGCGGGGCGCAGTCCTGGTACTATCACAAGGCAAGAGCGGCACCCTGGTATATACCAAGGATACCCTCCTGTATCCGCTTCTGGTCGGCAAGATCGGCGGCGTGTTTCCCGTACAGATGCTGTGGTTGATATTCATCGCCGTCGGATCGTGGGTGCTGCTCAATCGCCATCAATTCGGGGCGCACATGTATTTGATCGGAGATAACCCCAACAGTGCAAAATTGATGGGCGTCAATACGGGACGGGCACGCATCAAGGGTTTCATGCTCGTCGGTTTGGTCTCCGCTTTCGCCGGGGTCGTCGCCAGCTTACACGTCACCTACTTCTGGCCGAGCCTGGGCGAAGGCTATCTGATGCGCACCCTGGCTTCCATCTTCCTGGGCGGAACTTCAGTATTCGGTGGTGTGGGCACGATCCTGGGCTCGTTTATCGGCGCCTTCATGATCGGCGCCATCGAGGCTGCCACCGTCGCCATCGGCTGGACAGGTTTCCTGACGCAGTTGATCTATGGACTCATCATCGTCCTCTCGGTCGTCATGCATACCTACCTGGGGAAACGGTTATCTTAGCCAGATTCTAGCCTGGTAGATCGCGCAACCAACCTGCTTGCTTGATGATCGCCGCCGACACAAGGGGACGCAATGCAGCGCCAACAACGCAAAGAACTCATTAAAGCCGAATTTACTCAACGATACGGATCGTCCCCAAGTGTATGGGTCCGGGCTCCGGGCCGTGTTGATCTCATCGGCAGCCACACGGACTACAACCTAGGTTTCGTCCTCATTCAAGCCATCGATCGTGACACCTGGATAAGCGCCGCACCGCGCGACGACGATGTCGTGCGCATCACTTCGCTCAACGCAGCAGGACGATCGGAGTTCGAGCTGCCGCACGTCGAGCACGACTCAGAGACCCCCTGGAGCAACTACGTGCGCGGCGTGGCGCATATCCTTCAGGGTGAAGGCTATCGCCTCTCGGGATTCGATGGCCTGGTCCACAGCACCATTCCCTTCGGCAGCGGGCTGAGTTCCTCAGCCGCGCTCGAAGTCGCCACGGCCGTGTTGTTCGAAGCTCTGGCCGACTGGAAAATCGAGCCTCTCGAACGCGCCCTGCTCTGCCAGCGAGCCGAAAACGAATTTGTAGGCGTGAACTGCGGAATCATGGACCAATACGCCTCCGCGATGGGAAAGCAGGACAGCCTGCTGCTGCTCGACTGCCGCGCCATCACCAGCCAGGCCAAGCCCATCGCACCCGGCATGCACATCGTGGTATGCGACACGCGTGCCGAGCGCACCCTGGCAGACTCGGCCTACCAGGAACGGCGCTCGCAATGTGAACGCGGCGTCCAAATCCTCTCCGGTTTTGATCCCGACGTTCACACCCTGCGCGACGTCACGCTGGAACTACTGAATGCGCATCGAACGGACATGGAACCCGTGGTCTACAACCGCTGCCGTTTCGTGATCGAGGAGAACCTACGCGTGCTGGCCATTGCAGATGCGGTGACGGTTGGTGAACACGAACGAGCCGGCGAGATGATGTTGGAATCATTCCGCGGCGCACGTGACCTGTACGAGATCGTCTCCGGCGAAATGATCGCCATGAAAGAGGCCATCATGTCTGCCCCGGGCGCGCTGGGCACGCGCGGCGCCGGCGCCGGTTTTGGCGGCTGCATGGTGGCCCTGGTGGCCCAGGGACACTTGCAGTCTTTCGAGGAGCACGTTTTCAAAGCCTACAAGGACAGTACGGGAATCGAAGCCCAAATCTTCCCCGTCAGCGCCGTCGATGGCGCTTCGCTGCTGACATTTTCCTGAATCGATCAATTTCAAGCAGAAAATACCGAGACGACAGACGCGCTCACGGCAGAAACAAGATATCCCACCCGGCGTCCTGCACGCGGATTTCCGTGCTGTTCCCGGGCCAATAGAGATGCGACCAGTAGCTGGCGCCGCGCAAGGTCGAGGGGTTGCGTCCAAGGGTAACGATGATGTGATCGGCTGTGTGATGCGCGAAATAACGCTCTCGCTGTGAGGCGCTTCGTCCCAGCGTGGGGTCCATCGCCACCCATCCGATACCCGGGAGGTAAGCCTCCAGCCAGGCATGTTCGACGGGTATGTCGCCGCGCTCTTCTTCCGGAAGATAGCGCAAACCGGTAATGTAACGGGCCGGGATTCCCGCAGCCCGGCTGAGGGCGATGGTCAGAGAGGCATACTCCGTACAATCGGCGCCCATGGCGCCGAACGTTGCCTGTGCGCCCCAATCGTCTTCGTTGTAGCTGTAAACCAATTCGTCGCCGGCATAATCGTAGAAAGCCCGCACCTCTTCGCATAACGTGTCCTT of the Anaerolineales bacterium genome contains:
- a CDS encoding FAD-dependent oxidoreductase → MPGDPRHFPRNGREKAENVLVIGGGVGGMRAAIDLAEAGIHTYLLENSPSLGGRVAQLGFMFPTHDCVLCRGTSDHGFGCTRPSITPALLDQNKHPNITVLTSTDLISCEGQAGDFTVRLCERAKIVDPNLCINCGRCADVCTQVRPSGFQLGLSTRKTIDKSAPRSLPNAYYILEKSEHCDDCQKCLAVCPTQAIDLDAQPRNHEIRVGALILAMGFQPFDPSSMPELGYGRIPNVITSMQYERLASRSGPTEGIVKRISDGKIPKRIAWLQCIGSRDQVNPYCSSICCMYATKEAMLAKQRDSSINCHIFTMDERAFNKEYNHYYHQARDDFGIRYTRCRISSIDEDPLTGEVILRYPSGRMHGESAPGQGKVQESRFDLVVLAVGIRPPKGSIDIVNKLGIATNEYGFCETDKFFPLATSRPGVFVCGAFASPKEIAETILDASGAAAEAMRIMHDQLGESTFSRAQPFLTSHDPVQAVEADQDDLKVGVLLCGCAGEISQVVDLQEVADFAGALPAVSQVEIHPLACHADGQTHLQRLVTEGGANRIVIAACSHRMHEPLFQRLASEVGLNPYWIEMINLREHCSWVHASDPVGATRKACEMLRIGVERVLQADTVYKFQRQPERAALVIGGGVAGMTSALGIADAGFEVHLVEKSGELGGNLHHIYFVAENANPQRLLRDQVNRILSHKRITLHLHSQIVHHTGSVGDFRARIRTDNGDGTFQETEIRHAAVIVATGGQEARADRYLLGKDPSILRMSELEEILAHQPERVTQLKSVILIQCVQPEGEEEYCSRICCTNTIKNASRLKMLNPDCQVIILYKNIITYGFREKFYLDVRRRGVLFVRYTDAAPPRVRLEETNAGAKVVVEVDEHIFGETLVFEPDMIALSMSIQPSSGTGELAKVLGVPRSNEGFFLESHLKMRPMEFYDDGIFLAGMAHYPKFIEETITHAMACVGRALTILSRPSIQLGGVVAEIDPQRCTGCLTCVRTCPFGIPEMRYDQCGVGQLGGAAWIDPARCQGCGTCTAECPARAIQLTQYRDEQINTGLGSWAPNLPAENGTKSKSLRLEGQGKM
- a CDS encoding 4Fe-4S dicluster domain-containing protein; its protein translation is MQRIETQTRQQYYIELDAANCDGCRKCLPSCSYTALIWVHAENELLVDTWACTGCGSCVTVCPQKALSLRPRDVR
- a CDS encoding hydrogenase iron-sulfur subunit, which codes for MTTSEDFSPEITVFSCIYCAYMAADTAGALRHEYPANIKIIRLPCTGKTDIQYLLNAFEEGADGVYIVACSMGNCHHERGNERGFARVQRAKQLLEDIGIESERLEMYFVSGGMGATFAEIALDMTYRIHELGPNPLKKQPSLSQQVRA
- a CDS encoding UDP-glucose--hexose-1-phosphate uridylyltransferase: MKSIYTLPHRRYNALTGEWVLVSPHRAQRPWLGKVEDRIREDRPAYDPDCYLCPGNQRVSGAVNPAYEHTYVFTNDFQALLPDGADPSVEDGGLLRSAGVRGTCRVVCFSPRHDLTLAEMDVQTIRSVIDCWAEQSADLGQTYRWVQVFENKGEMMGASNPHPHGQIWALDALPNEPLKEDANQRVYGEGSGRVLLLDCLQEELETRERVVVENEAWVALVPYWAIWPFETMVVPKRHVLRLPDLSHDERNLLAQVMKSLLLRYDSLFNVSFPYSMGWHGAPFDEQPNDHWQLHAHYYPPLLRSATVRKFLVGFEMLAEAQRDLTAETAAERLRTLEIAT
- a CDS encoding LacI family DNA-binding transcriptional regulator, translating into MDPKPRITIKDVARAAGVSTQTVSRVLNERPDVSSETRMRVQQVIAELGYSPNVIARNLSRGRSNTLGVIGYGLIYFGSSGVIAGIESKANELGYSLTLSLIDQVEPSRVDRILYDFLSRRVEGIIWAVPGNINAIDWLTERFSDVHTPIISINMGHDGLDHVVALDNRLGGKLATEHLLQGGYQDIGIITGPRHWWEAKERLMGWQETVEEAGYSDIDRLIVEGDWNAPSGDVGLHSLLDQNPEVDAVFVSNDQMALGSLQAARRLGLKVPEDLGIVGFDDIPEAAYFYPSLTTVRQNTQKLGAMAVDQIHALIQVEQHGKALEPEIAWVKPRLIVRKSSVRK